From the Candida dubliniensis CD36 chromosome 2, complete sequence genome, the window TTATGAATAATacagttgttgttttttttttttctctttggATATAACTAAAAAAGACGTTTGTtgagaagaaaagaattcTAACAAGAGTGCAAGAAGGGTGAAATCAATGGGTATTTATATACTTGAGAATTGACGAAAGGGAATGTAAGTGAGTGAATGATTGTGCATGATCATGATCATATTGCAAAAAGATCACGAtcataacaataataataaggGGGTAGcgagagaaaaaaaaaatttagcGCTAACAAAATTAAGGgatgaaagaaaaaaacagcAAATTCCAGATCATTCTAGCTCCTTCGAAAtctaacaaaaaatagcGTACATTCCTTATAACAACTACTTATGAACCGAGTCTCCCGatgaaaacaaacaatcaatcaatcaagcGTGGACATAGGTTGCATCAATTTTGTTCAACGTTGGTCCTAAATATAACTTCATTTTTCGTCTATATGCGCTCGGATTCTGGAGTTGCACGGGATTGCCTTCAAAATAAACACACTCCAAATCAGGCAATTTACCCAATTCCTTGCCGATTTCTTCAAAACTGGATACTTGATTATATGAACACCAAAAGTCAGTCAATTTGACCAAATGTGACAATCCTTTCAAGTTGGTGATTTTATTTGCCGTGACATCCAACACTTGTAAATTTGTGTTATTTTCAAGATTCTCAATCTCCGAAATCCCATTGTGCGATAAGTATAACTCTTCTAAgtttttcaagttttcaAGCCCCTCGATTTTAGTGATTCTATTTGATTGGATTGAAAGAACTCTTAAATTCACCAAATTATCCATATTCTGAAGCTTGTGTATTCTATTCTTCCCTAAccacaattgatttatatttacaAGTTTGTCAAGATTCTCAATCACTTCTATTTTATTCCCACCTAATTCTAAATTAGTCACTTTCGTTAAAGTGTCAAGATTTTTAATTTCCCTAATCTTGTTTTGCACAAAATACAAGTTTTCAAGTTCAACCAACGTCTCAATATTCTTGATATTCTTAATTCTGTTGAATGAAAGATCtagatttttcaaatgaaCCAAATGCTTAATGGAGCTTGATATATGGTTTATTCTATTGTCATACAAATCGAGTTCTTCCAAACTTTCAGGCAAGTCCTTGACTCCAACCATTGAAgtaatcaaattttgtCTCAAACATAATGATtccaatttcttgaaaCGTTCCAAATGTAAATCCTCAAGTGACgaaatttttaaatgaaCCAAATCAATGTAATCAGTGTCAAGGTCATATCCAACAGTTAAGTCCTGATCAGCTTCGATTTCTTGTGGATGATTATCTGGCAAGACAGTTCCAGGATATTGAACTGCCAGATTACCTTGCTGATTTTTATCGTCATCGTCGTtttcgtcatcatcatcatcctcGTCTTCAGTATGAGAAAGAATTGGTTCCTCCTTCTCCTCTCCTTGTAGAATTCCAGCTGGATTCTCAACTAAATCTTTATTGGTCTCTTGTATTGGCATTCTAAGTTCTGTGTTATGGCGCTTTCGTTTTCTAAATAATTATAGCAAGTGTCAGGAGAGTTTATGTACCAATTTGTACAATTTGTATCTTGATTTTCgcattatatattattgcTTCTTAATTCGTGTACTTTGCTCAATTACAAAAGGTGAGaaccaatttcttctttggaATATTTTAGGGCTTAAAAGACCAACCAATTAAATGGTTCCTGATCCCGCTTATTCACAAGTCTTGCGTGTAAATTTGAGAGATGAAACATCAAAATGAACTACTAAAGATACTCATTCTAATTTAAATAAgtgaatatatatatatttacaaagaataataaaaataacaacaacaacaaagcTAAGACTCAAACGAAAAACAGAAGCATCAATAGTATACAAGATTTATTTGTAATTACAACAATGTTGTTCAATACTCTGTATTATCTGTTAATTAGTTTCAAAAACActcaattatttatttaaattttcatttttcatagtctatcatcaattatttagATTCTTCTTTGTAAATGTAATCAACAGCTTCCCCAACAGTCTTTATTTCATCAGAAATCTTATCCGgaatttccaaatcaaattcttcttctaatgCCACTAAAGCTTCAACAGTATCCAAAGAATCTAAACCCAAATCCTTTTGGAAAGAAGAGTCTAATGTGATATTGGATTCTTGTAATGGAGCAACAGTTTTCAAAGCTTGAATGGCTCTTGTAGtaacttcttctttggaAATTGGTGGGGCAACATAAAAACGAATTGGTTTAACAAATGAAGCTCTAGCAACTGGTGCACGAATAGAACGGAAAGCTAATCTGAACATTCTTTATCCTGTGTTTAATGTATATTAAGGGTGGCTAATTGGTAGATTTTCAACGAGagaaagatttttttttttttccctctttcctttcttttccattttttcattctcaTTCGTCTTCTTCTCTCTTTTGGTGACTATTGGTGGTGCATAGTTCCGTTTTCTCtcaaactaaactaaacaaacaaacagaatataaaattgttaCTATTCACACTACTAAATCAAGGTTTTTACATACAATCCATACacactctttttttttttgcaatcaattatttgcATTTTTCCTCCATCTAAATTTCCTTTTCAAACTTAAACTATTACTCAAAAAAGAGCTTTTGCCTGATGTATAAGACGTGTCAGATGATCCAGTAGTGGATGTGACAGATCTAGTTAACTTGGGTTCGGGCATAGTTGCAACAGAGGGTGTCATTGAATGTGATCTCAGAATTCCACCAGAAACTGGCCTTGTTGAAGGAACACTCGAAGAAGAATCACTTTCGTCTCTAGATGAATATGCAGCCTCGATTCTATCATTAAAattcttttcaaataattcgACCAATGCTTCATGTGACTGTCGCATACTTTCGGGAACAATTCTACCATGAAGGTCTAAGCATCTTTTCAATATTGTTGTAAGCTCATCAAAGGCATTCTGtaatgttttaattttgcCAGCTtggttattattactttCGCCAATGTATTCCAAGAATAATCTATATTGTCCAACACCTCCGTTGATTGGAGAGTCAACGGTACCTGCCAATTCTCTAGACAAATCAAGAAACAACCCTTGAGATTTGGGTTGATCAGTCATTGATCTGTGTATGGCTCTTTCTAATCGCAACAACTCACTTGTTTTAGCATTGATTGTTCTCGAAGCATTATCCAATGGAGACAATTTGATTACTTTATATGAAGCAATGTCAttaaaattcattaatgtGGGGAACGACGATTTAGTCTCATAAGTAGTTTCTTCTGTccataaatcaaaaatagaACTTGATCCTGGAACTTTTTTCAACACCGAAAAGCTCTTCTTGTCATGCCCATTTTCACTTTTATTAGGATATACTAAAGTGATGTCTAGATATTTCCCCGTCAAATTCTTCCCCTCGGTCCCATCTTCTTTATACAATACCGATCCTGGAAATTTGCTCAATATTCTTTGTTGAATGGAAGTAAAATGCTCAAACGGTTGACCCTCATATATTCTTTGTTTCCCCCGCAATACTTCAGGAAAGCCATTACCTAAAAACACAACACGACAATAGCTATGCTGAATTGTGTCTTGGTACTCTAATTCCATATACCGCAACGATAATTTCCCATGTAAACGCGACAACCTTAACAAATCATAAGTTTCATTCTTGAAAGAATTGAGCataaaattataaacaTCAATAGCTTTCGACAAATTGTGTCCAGAAATGTAATGTTCAGCACTTAGTTCAAGTAATGCTTCTCGTCTTTCGAAATTTGTTTGTATGGGTAACTCTGGAATCAATGAAGCATTAACATATTCGCCATGTGACCAGGGGAAAGTAGAAGCCAACAATTCTAAGTACAAACCAGCTTGAATATAATCTTTCTGTGCAATAATCTCTTTATAAAGATCAGTGACAAATTCACGCAATGGTTCAGGTTCACCAACATTTACCAAATAAAGTAGTGCTTGTATTTTATAAACTactttatcatcattaaacTCAGCAGTATCTGGGACTCTAATTAATCGGTTTAAAACCCTAATAAACCGAGAAAGATATGCAACAAAATCTAATAACACACCTTGTTCAGTCTCtggttgattgattgataatcCCTTCAAGTTATTGATAAACCCCATTTCATCCGACTCACATGGTTCATACAACCCATTGCAATAAATGTCAAATAAGCTGATAATGCACTGTCTTTCAACTTCTATTTGGTTGTAGTTTGTCATTATGGAAATTAACAATTTGGAGCCAGTTTTCCTGGTGGGGGTGCATTTTAAAGTGTATAAAACAACATTGTGTATCAAATCATAATCTAAAACAAGTGTGGCAAGACTGGATTCACGTTCTTGTTTATTCACATAATCTCCTAAACGTCCCCAAACCTTATCAATAAGTAGCTCTACCCTTTCGCCAATAGAGCAAGTGATTGAAGTACAAGCAGCTCTAGCCAAAACAGGTAGTCTTTCCAGAGCTACTGTATCCAAGATAGccaatttcaacaaagTACTTAAAAATTCACCACATAGGTTAATGTCTAACGAGACTCctataatatatttttggaaaatgaCAGGAGAAAGAAGTTCCAACACACACAAGGAACTTTCAGCAATGGTTGCTTGTAAAGAGAACCAGTTTTGGCTTGGGAAATACTCGTATTTAAAAATCTCATTCACTGCAATAATGACGGTGTATATGTCGTCACGAGAATACAAGTCCGCTAGATGTAAAGTACGTGCGTCATTATCAACCgcaatttctttatcaatACGAGCAATGAAACCGATTACAACAGCCAATTCTACCAAGACCTCACAAAAATTAATGTCTCTAAATGACCGATCAATTGCAACTGTTTCAAAGGGATATGTTTGGGGAAATAATTGCGTTACCACAGATCTCTCCAGGGCAAAGTTACCAATGTGATTGTACTTTAAAAATGTCCTCGACAAAGCAGGCAAAAGTTTGAAAAGGAAATGACAAACTTCAATGATATCGGTTTCTCCTTCAACCAACAATTCATAAATAATGGTGCAGCACTTGTTAAGAATACTGCATGCGAGCCGCACACTTTCAATATCTGTTACATCAGGGAAACCTTCAACAGCCCATTCGATGGATTTCAAAAGTATGGTACTTCTTGTATCTTTATCTCTATTCATTTCTGTCCCTAATACACGAAGTATCAAAAGTAGTTTGGAAATCTGCATTTTATGTTCATATTCCTCCATTAATTTCTCGTGTCCGCCAAAAGATCGCAATCTAATAGCATCAACAAAAGTTTCATACCAATTGAGAACAACTCTTTTGTCGAAATACATGGTATTTGTTAACATGAGGTCGACTATTCctaataaattcatttggTCTTCAACCAATAATGACGACTTCATAGAAAGGAAATGCACCATTGCTCTATAAGATTGCACCACGCTTTCATtatattcttcaaattccCAACTTCCTTGAATGGATTTGGTGGCAAAGCGAATCAACATCTCCTGAACGTTTGCAACAGATTTAGAATATGAATCCCATATGGTCTCACCTCGATAATAAACTTCATGCAATTTTGTCCATAAGAATACCGCAATTCTAGgttgattgataaaaatattttcaaaacattGCAAAAAATGACCATGTTGGTGTGGTTTAATAAGCACACTATTCAATAAAAACACAATTGCTTTGAATGTATTATCTTgtaatttttgtaaattaacGGAATCATTATCAGCACCAgatatgataataattccaAATAAAGAAGTCAACAATTCCGGAAAACGTCTTACCAAATGCTTCTTTTTCACTTTCTGGAACAACTCTAATGAGCTAGAAAGACCATCGATGCCGGAAATTCCACTGTGATATAGGGACTCATATTCTAAAATGTTATCTATAGTCACCTCAGAATTGAACAGTTTCCCCACATAAGTAGAAGAAACTTCAATGGTTGCAATTTGGTTACCTTTGGAAGTGGAAAATATTTCTACGGCATGTGGTTTTGGTCTATACTCCACCAATTTGTTGCCAGACTTGTAGTGTAGATGTCCTTGCCCAGATAATACTCCATTGATATAAACTGTCAATTGcaaataatcatcaataggtaatttcttgtctttatttttcaatgatatATTATctattttaataaattcacCAAAGCTTTCACTACTAGTAACGCCGACCAACTGCAAAGtctttttgtctttttgatttgtcCCCTGAGagaatttaattgtttcattatttggCGCACTGATTTCCACGGAATATAAATCTGTCgaatatttctttttcttcaatacCATTTGCCCTAATAAAATGTACAATCTTTCACTTGTCTCAGTAAATGGATCAAAAAACATTGGTTTTACCATTGTAATTGGCAAATTAGAATGTTGTTTGGAAAATCTTGTTTTTGTAGATAAACCAAATGGTGCATGTTTAATTAGTTTTACTGAAGCAGTAATTCTTTGGACAGTTGGACATACAGCTAACCCTTCCATATTTTGTCGAACCAATTGGTCGACTAATAACCCCCAACTGAAAGTGGATTTGGATGCCTTTTTGCTTCCTAATGGAGCACCAAATATCTTGAtatcaaaatgaaattctGGCCTATTTTGGGCAAATACGTTAGATATATTAACAACTCCTGCGGCCACACCtttctttatatatttcaaattggcAAATGTCTTTCTACGCATGAGACTAATTTCTTCAGTAAGAACAAACACCATAAAAACGTTTCTGTCAAATTGGTCTTCAGGTAAATTTCTGAATAAAATCGAACTAATGGTCTCAACTTTTTgcaaatcatcaatagatttggttttgaaaataaatggTTCTGTCAATCTTTTATTTTCACTTCTGAGATAGACatgaagaaataaattatgTAACCCTGTTGACTGGTTAGATGCGTCACCTTGCACATCTGTTATGTTGACCAAAAGATGACTATTCTTGTAttctttaaaattatttggtgaCGGGACTAATTGAGATTGCACCGAATTTTTTACCGAAGCGTTATTGGTCAATACAAGTTCTTCTTGAGCTGTGGCAATTGTCGGTGGTATTGAGTTAcccaaattcaatatttcaccatttgatttatctCGAGCTAACATGTAACAATATTTCGATGCCACTTCCCGCCACATCAAACTACCAGAAGACGAAGATGTCTTAAATGGGCCACGGGTCAATATCTTAGTAACATCATTTAACAATTTGGTGATTGTTTctgttgtttcaatttcgTTGAATAAATTATGAGCGTATCTCATATAATAATCGTATAATGTAATGTAGACATTTTTAAGTTGTCCAAATATGTTTAGTTCTCCACAGGCATAGGAAGCAAAAACAAGACCATTAAGTTCATTAATGGCATATCCGATTTGATTCATAATGGTAAGACATTGATTGTCTACTCTTGGAAGTTCGGGTGTGTTTGGcttatttatttcattcTCAGAATTAATGCCATCTGTGGTTTTGTGAAAATCAAtcttatcaattattttgacGAGGTTCATGGGAAATACAACGGGAGACTGATCAACTTCATTAAGCCTTATGGAGGTCACTTTTAAATCATTGCCGATACTGGGATGTATGACATATCCTCTTCCCCATCTCAGATTGTTAGTTTCAAAAACATAGACTTTATCGCCGGGATaaagatttttcaaaggTAAGGGTTCTGATTCTTGCAGACTCAACCGTTTATTTTTCGGCTTGAATGGTTTGATAACAACACCTTTTAGGAAACAGGAAGCAGGTGTCCAAGTCATTATCACAGTGGCTAACACTTGAGTGAAGAATAAATGTGGGAGAAATatattaagaaaaaaaaggaagaaatTCAGTTTTAAGATACCCTTTATTGGCCTTGAAGTTTTGTAAGTTTATGTTTTGGCTTATTTTGATCTTTCCAGTaactcttctttttttttcgaaaatccaaattagaaaactaaaaagaataaacaacaacaagtcTTGACAGTAAgtaaaatttcttctttttacTTGTTCTTTTGGCAGATCATTTGTCGATCTTCAGTGGAAGATGACAAAAACTgtagtttatttttcatttctgtTTGTGCTCACACTTAACTTAACTAagggatttttttttttcttgttttggttttttgcAGCAGTTGTATTCCGCctcaaattttttgatgTTACTTCgtattattactattttaAGTATGAGGAAATTCCCGCAACCATGTTCCTGACTGATTTTAGGGTTGCAGAAAGAAATCCCTTTCCTCCCCCCACACACAGTAAATATAAACCTAAAATAAAAGAGATGATCAATCtgatcaacaacaatcatgCATAAAAAGATAAACTACTCTATTTTCACACTTTTGTTAAATACCAGATTATctttttgaagaaattagaCTGTGATATCATTTAACTACATTATATTTACAAGTTTCATTTACAATACATTCTATATCGATACATGTTTTTTCAAACACAAAAATACACATTCgcgtttttttttttatttcccTCTcttcaaacaaacaaaaatacaCGACAACAACACACACACGAACAAAACATTCATAAAAAATTAAGTGAtcttaacaacaacaacaacaacaacaacaacttgaCCTAAAAGTCTCTACCATTTTGTATTTACCGCATTTGCTTTGTGGGATCCGTTCATTGACTTGGAAGCAACAGATCCATTACCATTTTTAACTGACGACCCCTTTAAACCAGTATACCCTGGTTGAATAATACTTCCAGGATACCCTGAAGTATTCGATGCTCTTCCCGATCTAGTGATTGAAGAGTTATTGGAAGATACCGATGATGCATTAGTAGGAGACCTAGCCAATCTTGAACCCGAATATGTAGAGCCTGTACCAGACATGTTTGAAATGGAGTTGGTACGTTCAGTCATTAATCCATTGGCACGTCTATTGTGGAAAATCGAAACACGGCTTGAAGATGGAGCTGTGATTGTAGCCTCTTCACCCAAACGTAAGGCAACGATTTCTTCTTGGAAATTCTTTCTAAACAATTCCACCAATGCTTGATGTGACAGTTTCATAGATGGACCAATCAAACTACCATGTAAATTCAAACAACGATGCAAAATAATAGCAAGATCATTGAATGCATTACGTAATAACTCTGTTTTGGCAATACTCTCTTCattaatttgatatttgcTATCGGAGAAAAATGCACGATATTGACCAACCCCTCCATTTACTGGAGAGTCAACTGTACCTGCCAATTGTCTCGACAAATCGTTGAAATAATGTGAATAATCAGTCTTTTCCTTAAGGGCAGAATTGATAAAAGCCTctaattgaatcaaatcatcattcTTGGCAGCAATTGTTCTAACTGCATTGTCCAATGGCGACAATTTAACTGTCTTTGAATCTTTGATAAAACTTCTATTCATCAAAGTTGGGAAAGATAACCAAGTCTCATAAGTAGTTTCCTCGGTCCATAAATCGAAAACTGATGTGGCCCCTGgaaatttcttcaaactCGTAAAGAAACGCAAATCCTTATTTCTAGCATATTGTCTCACACCAAGTGACGTGTTAATTAACTTGTCAGAAAATTCATAAACTGGTTCCACTGTCTTAATGTACAAGTATCTTCCATTAGtagctttttctttaagACTAATAGCTTCAGCATCATCACTAATGATTTTAGCACCAGGGAAAACTTTAAGAAATCTTTCATGAATTGATGTAATATGTTCAAATGGCAAACCTTGGAAAATTTGGGTTACTTTGGTCAAATAAGCAGGGAATCCACCACCAATGGCTTCAACCTTGAAATATGTCGGTGTCAATTTATCGGAAGATTCCATATCCAAATACAATTGAGCCAATTTATTATGAACATAAGCAAAACTTTTCAAGTCATAAGTATGTTCGTTATATGAGTCCAACAATTCATTATAAGTATCAGCAGCTTTTTCAAGACTATTTCCTTTAACAAAGTTATTGGCtatcattttcaacaatatctcttttctttcaaacGAACTTTGTTCTGGGAATTTTGGTCTGAAACTTGCTGGTACAAGTACATGATGATCCCAAGAATAGGTACTGGCAAGTAATTCCAAACTCAAAGCTGCTTGTACATAATCATTTTGTGAAAGGTATTTTTCATACATTTGGTGAATGTaagaattgaaaagttCTGGTTTCCCTgcatttttgatttgtgctttcaatttaatttcatgGAAAATTCTATCTTCTTCATATTCAGGACCAAATGGTACACtgatataataattgaGAGTACCGAAAAATGAGGAAAGATTTTGGATAAAAGTGTAAATAAGATCAAATGCTTCGTCTTCCCTATCCAATCTAACGGtcattttcattctttctATGAAATTTTCTTGATCCAATGACGATGGTTTGTAGGAATTGTTGTGGTAAATCTCGTGTAAACCAAGAAAACATTGCCTTTCAACATCCTGAAGAGTATCACTTAAAATATATTCGGAAATCATAATTGACCATAAAATTTTGATGGCAACACTTTGACATTCACTATCTCTTTGTAATCCAAGTAACATCAAATCAGGTAAAATaccaaattcatcattgataaattcAACTTGGTAACCACCAAACTTCTTCAAATTGAATCTAAGCATATCTTCATCTGTTGCATCCCAAGCCAAGGAATCCCAAGCttcattaatcaaaaaGGCTGCACGCTTGCGAACATCCTGGGTTATCTTTGCACAAGCACTTTTGGGAACGTCGGACAAATGCTCAACAGCCACCGGTGGCAAGACTGCCAATTTGAACAAACTTCTAAGATAATTACCCCAAAGAGTTCTATCAAAGGACTCGGAATCATCTAAAGCTGGTAGTTGATTGACAATCACAAGTGGTCTCACTAACTCAATTGCACATAAACAACCTTCAATAATGACTGAATATGTCGAATACCATTTTGTTTCTGGGAAATATTTACCTAATCTCATGTATCTAATCCCTGAAAGTAAAGTAAGTATATCTTCACTATGGAAATTACAAgccaaatatttttctgGAATGAAAAagtcattttcaattggaGAATCCAAGATCTTGATGTAACCTTCATTTCCCGCTGCTTCTTTACCCACCCTagcaacaaaagaaaatgtgaTTGCAAGTTCAACCAAAACCTCAACCATACTCTCATCATTAACTACTGGATCAAtagaaaattcaataaatggATACGTTGAAGGAAACAATTGGGTGAATACACGCTTCTTTTTAAACCAACCATTACCTCTAGTAAACttattatatttgatgaaaGTTCTGGATATAGCAGGTAAAAACTTGGCCAACGAGTAACAAATCTCCATGTCCCCCTGATATTTACCAATAGCACCATCGTTCCATAAAGTTGTACAGGCAGCATTAAGCACACTACATGCCAATCTTGTTGCATCAATATCAGTAAGGGCAAGGAACACATCTACGGACCAAGTGATAGCCTTTGGAATCAAAATACATCTGCTACTTTCATCTTTGATTAAATCAGAATTAAGTAATcttaaaattaataataatttgccaataataatcttgTGGTCCTTGTTTGAACGAGCAGCAGGCCCGGATTCCAAATTGGGCTCATCCACTCCCAATCCTTTGAGACCAATAGAATCAATACAGTTGATTATAATCTGAACAAGTTCTGATCCCTTGAAATTGACATCAAATGCAAAAACATAATCAATCGTGTCCATGACAAGTACCTGATCATCAATCATGTTGGTCGAATCTAAAGTAAGAAGATaagcaattgatttaaataaattgtttaacGTTTGCAAATataattcttgttcattTGGTGAGTTCATTGATAAAACGGATATTCTCAAAATAATCGAAAGCACACGACAAACCGATCTGGACACCGAATTCCAACTTGACCCGGCTCgattgaaaatttgttcAACTTTAGTCAATAAGAAAATACCAATTTGATTCAGACTTTTGTATTTGGCAATAAAGTTATCAAGAAGGTATAAGTACTGATCCTGTTTACCAAAAACTGTATCCAACAAATGAATCACTGCTTTAAAAGTATTATCTTCAAGAATTTCAATACTAGGTCCACTGTGATGACTAGCAAACCCAATTATTCCATACAATGAACTTAATAATTCTGGGAAATACTTGACAACTTGGGCTATGTCCAATCTAGTAAAAGCAACTAATGAATTAGAAAGTTCATCAATACCTTTTTGTccattttggaaaaatctTTCGTATTggaaaatattatcaatagaAACGTCAGAATTATAAACTTTACCAACATATTCAGTGCTGAGTTCAATGTGAGCCATAGGGACGTTATGTGTACTagaaataatttcaatggTATGggtctttttcttgttgaatTCGACCAATCTATTACCAGACTTATAAAGCAATCTCCCTTCACCTGCTAAAACACCATTAACATATAATGacaaaagaatataatCGTCTTTAGGTAATTTCTTGGATGAGTTCTTCAAGGCAACACCGTTCACTTTAACAATCTCACCAATAGACTCTCCTGGGAAAACGGATATAAACTGCCAATATCTTTTTTCCTGTTGATTGGAAGCCTTTGCAAATGTAATCAATTCGTTATTAGGTGTACTCACTTCAAATGTCAATAAATCCTCTCTAGCATTAGATCCCAATAAAGTGATTTTAcccattttcaaataaatacGTTCGTAATTTTCCGCTAATGGATCAAAGAAAATCGGTTTGATTCTAGATATTGGTGCACTAGACGATAATTGGTTGGCTGTATTACCTTGGAATTGATGCTTGAATTCTTTCACTGTGATTACCAATTTTTCTGCTCTTGGGTTGACAGCTACCCCTTGACTAGAACCAGCAATAATTCTATCAACAAGTTCACCCCAACCATTATTACTAAGACCTCTAAGATCCTCAACCATATTCTTTTGTCCCTTCTTACTCAAATATGAACCaaacaatttgattgaaaaatgat encodes:
- a CDS encoding DOCK-like protein, putative (In S. cerevisiae: protein of unknown function with similarity to human DOCK proteins (guanine nucleotide exchange factors).;~In C. albicans: transposon mutation affects filamentous growth), giving the protein MTWIRTDFLIKGKIIKPFLPNDKHPNLKNDNFKNLYPGDQVFIFEVKDTKWARVHAVTKPLPTDYIACTAFLHDLLVDKSQVVVVPLSYIKILKEMPSEDIRVSKKFNNINENSEIPTIRDTELARQEAVNGTISNEFIKKSVPPKPTKRDHSRDTLLDEIRYSLELLNAHIFAVYSKSEFRLFEKLTTIYYSLYEIRTKLNHHLLTSEEAQVARETATFLLNRIPKILASKASRLGKDVIELDYSDTDVSGYKSILARDAETGEVLSLKTALPPRIALNNELGALVPNYPINIHDNFHNYSLKPPTNKKFYHDPPSHILVDFKSVTGSSAYQPPGFAGMVAYMYIRNSKKRLTEAFAVHTNSVEDFVHVEKISAALFRNLPASEIENNRVYLVAVLTEEVDLNIKTSGHSPTIKRVKKGVAAGVADITRIFPRAEGSLQSGEAHHFSIKLFGSYLSKKGQKNMVEDLRGLSNNGWGELVDRIIAGSSQGVAVNPRAEKLVITVKEFKHQFQGNTANQLSSSAPISRIKPIFFDPLAENYERIYLKMGKITLLGSNAREDLLTFEVSTPNNELITFAKASNQQEKRYWQFISVFPGESIGEIVKVNGVALKNSSKKLPKDDYILLSLYVNGVLAGEGRLLYKSGNRLVEFNKKKTHTIEIISSTHNVPMAHIELSTEYVGKVYNSDVSIDNIFQYERFFQNGQKGIDELSNSLVAFTRLDIAQVVKYFPELLSSLYGIIGFASHHSGPSIEILEDNTFKAVIHLLDTVFGKQDQYLYLLDNFIAKYKSSNQIGIFLLTKVEQIFNRAGSSWNSVSRSVCRVLSIILRISVLSMNSPNEQELYLQTLNNLFKSIAYLLTLDSTNMIDDQVLVMDTIDYVFAFDVNFKGSELVQIIINCIDSIGLKGLGVDEPNLESGPAARSNKDHKIIIGKLLLILRLLNSDLIKDESSRCILIPKAITWSVDVFLALTDIDATRLACSVLNAACTTLWNDGAIGKYQGDMEICYSLAKFLPAISRTFIKYNKFTRGNGWFKKKRVFTQLFPSTYPFIEFSIDPVVNDESMVEVLVELAITFSFVARVGKEAAGNEGYIKILDSPIENDFFIPEKYLACNFHSEDILTLLSGIRYMRLGKYFPETKWYSTYSVIIEGCLCAIELVRPLVIVNQLPALDDSESFDRTLWGNYLRSLFKLAVLPPVAVEHLSDVPKSACAKITQDVRKRAAFLINEAWDSLAWDATDEDMLRFNLKKFGGYQVEFINDEFGILPDLMLLGLQRDSECQSVAIKILWSIMISEYILSDTLQDVERQCFLGLHEIYHNNSYKPSSLDQENFIERMKMTVRLDREDEAFDLIYTFIQNLSSFFGTLNYYISVPFGPEYEEDRIFHEIKLKAQIKNAGKPELFNSYIHQMYEKYLSQNDYVQAALSLELLASTYSWDHHVLVPASFRPKFPEQSSFERKEILLKMIANNFVKGNSLEKAADTYNELLDSYNEHTYDLKSFAYVHNKLAQLYLDMESSDKLTPTYFKVEAIGGGFPAYLTKVTQIFQGLPFEHITSIHERFLKVFPGAKIISDDAEAISLKEKATNGRYLYIKTVEPVYEFSDKLINTSLGVRQYARNKDLRFFTSLKKFPGATSVFDLWTEETTYETWLSFPTLMNRSFIKDSKTVKLSPLDNAVRTIAAKNDDLIQLEAFINSALKEKTDYSHYFNDLSRQLAGTVDSPVNGGVGQYRAFFSDSKYQINEESIAKTELLRNAFNDLAIILHRCLNLHGSLIGPSMKSSHQALVELFRKNFQEEIVALRLGEEATITAPSSSRVSIFHNRRANGLMTERTNSISNMSGTGSTYSGSRLARSPTNASSVSSNNSSITRSGRASNTSGYPGSIIQPGYTGLKGSSVKNGNGSVASKSMNGSHKANAVNTKW